Proteins co-encoded in one Bacteroidota bacterium genomic window:
- the glyA gene encoding serine hydroxymethyltransferase, with product MQRDHDIFNLIEDERDRQTEGLELIASENYVSEQVMEAMGSILTNKYAEGYPGKRYYGGCEVVDDIEQIAIDRAKELFGAEYANVQPHSGSQANGAVYLAVLNPGDKVLGFNLSHGGHLTHGSPVNFSGKTYNAVFYGVEEETGMLDYDNIEKIAIAEQPKMIIAGASAYSRDIDFARFREIADKVGAILLADISHPSGLIAKGILNDPIPHCHIVTTTTHKTLRGPRGGLILMGKDFDNPWGLKTPKGVVKKMSNILDMAIFPGIQGGPLEHVIGAKAVAFGEALSDDYFHYILQVKKNAHVMAEELVKRGYKIVSGGTDNHMMLIDLRNKGVTGKEADAALSKADITVNKNMVPFDDKSPFVTSGIRIGTSAITTRGLVESDMLKVVELIDKVIMNIEKDDILDEVRAEVNDMMSKFPIFATNVEA from the coding sequence ATGCAACGCGATCACGATATTTTTAATTTGATTGAAGATGAAAGAGACCGTCAGACAGAGGGGCTTGAATTGATTGCTTCAGAAAACTATGTTAGTGAGCAGGTAATGGAAGCTATGGGTTCTATACTTACTAATAAATATGCCGAAGGATATCCAGGGAAGAGATATTATGGAGGTTGTGAAGTAGTTGATGATATCGAACAAATTGCTATTGACAGAGCAAAAGAGCTTTTCGGGGCAGAATATGCAAATGTTCAGCCACACTCAGGATCTCAGGCAAACGGAGCTGTATATTTGGCAGTTTTAAATCCGGGCGACAAGGTGTTAGGATTTAATCTTTCTCACGGAGGTCACCTTACTCACGGATCGCCGGTAAATTTCTCCGGTAAAACTTATAATGCAGTATTCTACGGAGTAGAGGAAGAAACAGGAATGCTGGATTATGATAATATAGAAAAAATTGCAATTGCAGAGCAGCCTAAGATGATAATTGCCGGAGCTTCTGCATATTCAAGAGATATCGATTTTGCACGTTTTCGTGAGATAGCTGATAAGGTAGGAGCAATTTTACTTGCGGATATTTCTCACCCGTCAGGTTTGATAGCTAAAGGTATTCTTAACGATCCTATTCCTCATTGTCATATCGTAACTACAACTACTCATAAAACATTGAGAGGTCCAAGAGGGGGTCTTATTTTAATGGGGAAAGATTTTGATAACCCATGGGGATTGAAAACTCCAAAAGGTGTTGTCAAAAAAATGTCAAACATTCTGGATATGGCAATTTTCCCGGGTATTCAGGGAGGTCCTTTGGAGCATGTAATCGGTGCTAAAGCCGTAGCATTTGGTGAAGCGCTTTCTGATGATTATTTCCATTATATTCTTCAGGTTAAGAAAAATGCTCACGTTATGGCCGAAGAATTAGTTAAACGAGGATATAAAATTGTTTCGGGAGGAACTGATAACCACATGATGCTTATCGACCTTAGAAACAAAGGTGTTACAGGAAAAGAAGCTGATGCTGCTTTGAGTAAAGCCGATATTACCGTAAATAAAAATATGGTGCCATTTGATGATAAATCACCTTTTGTAACATCAGGAATCAGAATTGGTACATCGGCAATTACAACACGTGGACTTGTAGAGTCTGATATGTTGAAAGTTGTTGAGCTTATAGATAAGGTAATCATGAATATTGAAAAAGACGATATTCTTGATGAGGTAAGAGCGGAAGTGAACGATATGATGTCGAAATTTCCAATCTTTGCAACAAATGTAGAGGCTTAG
- the tagD gene encoding glycerol-3-phosphate cytidylyltransferase, with protein sequence MLKTHIFAPLTHIRGLEKNKTLITYGTFDLFHIGHVRLLKRIKERGDKLIVAVSTDEFNRTKGKKTIIPFDQRIEIVKAIKYVDEVIPENNWDQKKDDIIKYNVDEFVMGGDWEGKFDDLKKHCEVSYLPRTKEISSSELKNSLREISKISTTKLKLAIDSLNQILLDLE encoded by the coding sequence ATGCTTAAAACGCATATATTTGCACCATTAACACATATCAGAGGTTTGGAAAAAAATAAAACACTTATAACATACGGTACTTTCGACCTATTCCACATAGGACATGTCAGACTACTTAAAAGAATAAAAGAAAGAGGCGACAAGCTTATTGTTGCTGTTTCTACAGATGAGTTTAATAGAACTAAAGGAAAGAAAACTATTATTCCTTTTGATCAGCGCATCGAAATTGTAAAAGCAATTAAGTATGTCGACGAAGTTATTCCTGAAAATAATTGGGATCAAAAAAAGGACGACATAATAAAGTACAATGTTGATGAGTTTGTAATGGGAGGAGATTGGGAAGGAAAGTTCGACGATCTAAAAAAACATTGTGAAGTTAGCTATTTACCAAGAACCAAAGAAATTTCATCGTCGGAACTGAAAAACTCCTTACGTGAAATTTCTAAAATATCAACAACAAAATTGAAGTTGGCTATT
- a CDS encoding ABC transporter ATP-binding protein: MKYIKPYISYGVLNVIFNLLYVVFSLLSISILMPVLGILFNHQEKVFEQPVYTGIDTLGKFLEGSLNFFITQQAEQFGDLHVLMIISVAGSILFLLKNLFRYLAVYVLAYLRTGIIKDLRNDIHKKVINLHISFFSDKRKGDIMARITSDVNNIQGSFLSSIEMMIREPFMILFSFAVMLYMSPKLTLFVMILLPVSGYIISAIGQSLKKKSFIAQKINGYILSLVEEHINGLRVIKAFTAENKTEEKFNNTTSEYRNVMIKVLHRKDLASPMSEFMGSIVIFAIVWYGGFLVLEDKDSLNNLKPQEFFVYIGLFYQILNPAKALTTAYYNMVKGTASAERIFSVLETDNLIKDKVGAEVIEEFKSEIEIENIKFKYPENKNWIIDDVSFKVEKGKTVALVGQSGSGKTTMANLIPRFYDTKEGNIKIDGNNIKDISKKSLRSLIGIVTQESILFNDSVRNNLTLGLSSITDEEIIRAAKIANAHEFISKLEDGYETNIGDGGGKLSGGQRQRLSIARAVLNNPPILILDEATSALDTESEKLVQEALSNLMQNRTSIIIAHRLSTIQSSDSIIVMKEGKILEQGNHDELLDKKGEYNKLIQMQSFE; the protein is encoded by the coding sequence ATGAAATACATTAAACCATACATAAGTTATGGTGTATTGAACGTTATATTCAACCTTCTGTATGTTGTATTCTCATTATTATCAATATCGATATTAATGCCGGTATTGGGTATCTTATTCAATCATCAGGAAAAAGTATTCGAACAGCCTGTTTATACAGGAATTGATACATTAGGAAAGTTTCTGGAAGGCAGCCTGAACTTTTTTATTACCCAACAGGCGGAACAGTTTGGCGATTTACACGTACTAATGATAATTAGTGTTGCGGGATCAATACTATTCTTATTGAAGAATTTATTCAGATATCTGGCTGTATATGTTCTGGCATACTTAAGAACAGGAATAATAAAAGATCTGAGAAACGATATTCACAAGAAAGTTATCAACTTACATATCAGCTTTTTTTCTGATAAGAGAAAAGGAGATATCATGGCGCGAATCACATCAGATGTGAATAATATCCAGGGATCGTTTTTATCGTCGATCGAAATGATGATTCGCGAACCATTCATGATTCTATTTTCGTTTGCAGTAATGCTCTATATGAGTCCGAAATTGACTTTATTCGTAATGATATTATTACCGGTTTCGGGATATATTATATCAGCAATAGGCCAGTCTCTTAAGAAAAAATCATTTATTGCCCAGAAAATAAACGGATATATACTATCGCTGGTAGAAGAGCATATAAATGGCTTAAGAGTGATAAAAGCTTTTACTGCCGAGAATAAAACAGAAGAGAAATTCAACAATACTACGAGCGAATACCGAAACGTAATGATAAAGGTTTTGCACAGGAAAGACCTGGCTTCTCCAATGAGTGAATTCATGGGTTCTATTGTGATTTTTGCAATTGTGTGGTATGGCGGATTCCTTGTACTGGAAGACAAAGACAGTCTAAACAATCTTAAACCTCAGGAATTTTTCGTTTATATAGGCCTGTTCTACCAAATTTTAAATCCGGCAAAAGCTCTTACTACGGCTTACTATAATATGGTAAAAGGTACCGCCTCGGCCGAGCGTATTTTTAGCGTACTGGAAACAGATAACCTGATTAAAGATAAAGTTGGAGCAGAAGTTATAGAAGAATTTAAATCGGAAATTGAAATAGAAAATATCAAATTTAAATATCCCGAAAATAAAAACTGGATAATTGATGATGTTTCCTTTAAAGTAGAAAAAGGGAAAACTGTTGCTCTTGTAGGACAATCGGGAAGTGGTAAAACTACCATGGCTAACCTAATCCCCCGATTTTACGACACAAAAGAAGGAAATATAAAAATAGACGGTAACAATATTAAGGATATCAGCAAAAAATCGCTGAGATCACTGATTGGAATTGTCACTCAGGAGTCTATCCTTTTTAACGACTCAGTAAGAAATAACCTCACCTTAGGGCTTAGCAGCATAACTGATGAAGAAATAATCAGAGCAGCCAAAATAGCCAATGCCCACGAATTTATCAGTAAGCTCGAAGACGGTTACGAAACAAATATAGGAGACGGAGGAGGAAAACTTTCCGGGGGACAAAGACAAAGATTATCTATTGCACGAGCTGTTTTAAATAATCCGCCAATTCTTATTTTAGATGAGGCAACATCGGCCTTAGATACTGAAAGTGAAAAACTGGTACAAGAAGCTCTGAGTAACCTTATGCAGAACAGAACTTCAATAATAATAGCACACAGACTTTCAACAATTCAAAGCTCCGACTCTATCATCGTTATGAAAGAAGGAAAAATTTTAGAACAGGGAAATCACGATGAGCTCTTAGACAAAAAAGGAGAATACAATAAACTTATTCAAATGCAATCTTTCGAATAA
- a CDS encoding MBOAT family O-acyltransferase, whose amino-acid sequence MFFNSIDFAIFLPIVFFLYWFVADKNLKLQNFLIVIASYTFYGWWDWRFLSLVLFSTIVDYSIGVKLSDEESKYKRKIYLWISILVNLGFLGFFKYYNFFQDSFVSAFSFFGTEIQSNSLNIILPVGISFYTFQTLSYTIDVYKRKLEPTKDFIAFSAFVSFFPQLVAGPIERATNLLPQFYRKRTFEYDKAVDGLRQIIWGLFKKIVIADNSAQIANEIFNNSADYSGSTLLIGAIFFTFQIYGDFSGYSDIAIGTSRLFGFNLMQNFAFPYFSRDIAEFWRRWHISLSTWFRDYLYIPLGGSRGGTRMKVRNTFIIFIVSGFWHGANWTFIVWGALNALYFMPLLLLNKNRANTDVVAQGKYLPSFKEFIQIAFTFGLTVLAWIFFRSENIGHALNYISTIFSGSLFIAPKFLNIELALSTMKMIFAFIIIEWIGREEQYAIANLFKVKKKYVRYYLYVSVVLAIMIWGNYKENQFIYFQF is encoded by the coding sequence ATGTTTTTTAATTCAATAGATTTTGCGATATTTTTACCAATAGTATTTTTCCTCTATTGGTTTGTTGCCGACAAAAACTTAAAACTTCAAAACTTCCTCATAGTTATTGCTAGCTATACTTTTTACGGCTGGTGGGATTGGCGTTTTTTATCATTAGTACTTTTTAGCACAATAGTTGATTATTCTATTGGAGTAAAATTATCTGACGAAGAAAGTAAATACAAGAGAAAAATATATTTGTGGATAAGTATTCTTGTAAACCTTGGCTTTTTGGGCTTCTTTAAATATTACAACTTTTTTCAGGATAGTTTTGTGTCAGCTTTTTCATTTTTCGGCACAGAAATTCAAAGTAACTCACTAAATATTATCTTACCCGTAGGAATTAGTTTTTATACCTTTCAAACATTGAGCTATACAATTGATGTTTACAAAAGAAAATTAGAGCCAACGAAAGATTTTATTGCCTTTTCCGCATTTGTTAGTTTTTTCCCTCAGTTAGTAGCCGGTCCAATTGAAAGAGCTACTAATTTATTACCACAATTTTACAGGAAACGAACTTTTGAATATGACAAGGCCGTAGATGGTTTGCGTCAAATTATATGGGGTTTATTTAAAAAGATTGTTATTGCCGACAATTCTGCGCAAATAGCAAATGAAATATTTAATAATTCGGCAGACTATTCGGGAAGTACTTTGTTGATAGGAGCTATATTCTTTACCTTCCAAATCTATGGTGACTTTTCGGGGTATTCTGATATTGCAATCGGAACATCTAGGTTATTCGGGTTTAATCTGATGCAGAATTTTGCTTTCCCATATTTTTCGAGAGATATTGCCGAATTCTGGAGACGCTGGCATATTTCACTTTCAACGTGGTTTAGAGATTATTTATACATCCCTTTGGGAGGCAGCCGTGGAGGAACCCGGATGAAGGTTAGAAATACTTTTATAATTTTTATAGTCAGTGGTTTTTGGCACGGAGCAAACTGGACTTTTATTGTTTGGGGAGCTTTAAATGCTTTATACTTCATGCCATTACTGTTGCTAAATAAGAACAGGGCCAATACTGATGTTGTTGCACAGGGAAAATATTTACCCTCTTTTAAAGAATTTATACAAATAGCTTTCACATTTGGTTTGACTGTATTAGCGTGGATCTTTTTCAGATCTGAAAATATTGGTCATGCTTTAAATTATATATCTACTATTTTCTCAGGTTCATTATTTATCGCACCTAAATTTTTAAATATAGAACTGGCTTTAAGTACAATGAAGATGATTTTTGCATTTATAATCATCGAGTGGATAGGAAGAGAAGAGCAATATGCAATCGCAAATTTATTTAAGGTAAAGAAAAAGTATGTAAGATATTATTTATATGTATCAGTTGTACTTGCAATAATGATTTGGGGTAATTATAAAGAAAATCAATTCATATATTTTCAGTTTTAA
- a CDS encoding LicD family protein has translation MHKNIYYPFRKINMGGDAKLIGKHAEVAKTMLRKITDLFDKLEIEYILDFGTLLGVVRENRLLPWDTDLDISITHKDLEKLIKNKRKLWRLGYRTRVRYFDKDTGPFKKGEVRIIKVQTRKFVVVRDKGILDIFVMKNIDGEYSYVVKKEGASVLKTIPTEFHDNKTRIEFDNKQYSVPKDYERYLEYVYGDWRTPVKEWDYFLGDNTVKKVYGKDE, from the coding sequence TTGCATAAAAATATATATTATCCATTTAGAAAAATAAATATGGGAGGAGATGCTAAATTAATAGGAAAGCATGCCGAAGTTGCTAAAACAATGTTGAGAAAAATAACTGATTTATTTGATAAATTGGAGATAGAATATATATTGGATTTTGGGACCTTATTGGGTGTTGTCAGAGAAAACAGACTTCTGCCATGGGATACGGATTTAGATATAAGTATAACGCATAAAGATCTTGAAAAGCTTATCAAAAATAAGCGAAAGCTATGGCGACTTGGTTACAGAACCAGAGTTAGATATTTCGATAAAGATACCGGCCCGTTTAAAAAAGGAGAGGTAAGAATTATTAAGGTTCAAACCAGAAAGTTTGTTGTAGTACGCGATAAAGGAATATTAGATATTTTTGTGATGAAAAATATTGACGGAGAATATTCTTATGTAGTAAAAAAAGAAGGAGCATCGGTATTAAAAACCATTCCGACGGAATTCCATGATAATAAAACCAGGATTGAATTTGATAATAAGCAGTATTCAGTTCCTAAAGATTATGAGAGATATTTGGAATATGTGTATGGCGATTGGCGTACACCTGTAAAAGAATGGGATTATTTCCTTGGCGACAATACTGTCAAGAAAGTATATGGTAAAGATGAATAG
- a CDS encoding sulfatase-like hydrolase/transferase encodes MQQYLKLLISQILRLFVLTQVFRFVFYFLYLNGNTFEEGNISHAWYLGLKFDLRYTLLVLIPFALMIAVKGNKIFAGRWKNISKNYLLFVYIATLLLYLLDFGHYGYLGIRVNSSVVRFASNPLISLQMVWESYPVIWGSLGIIIFAYITRLLINKNYDRCTRSEFKDESKIKYTLIIITSILFYAFGIYGAIAYYPLRWSQAMFTQNQLVSGFAINPGLNIYDTYKFKDTGFDIEATKTNFGIMANYLGIENTDTLDFRREIKGIPNQQQKPNIVVIMLESMGSSKMGLHGNPLPSTPNMDSLAMNGRFFPNFFVPGLGTARTVYTSLTGIPDVSVQKTASRNQFTIDQRTIFNDFEGYEKYYFLGGNANWANIRAVFENNIKDLNIYEEGDYDRPHSDVWGLTDYDLFYESDKILQEQHKSGKPFIAYIQTASNHRPYTIGESDGDFEVLEEKDIDMKLFEKSAYDNIDQYNAIRYLDYNIGKFIERAKEGGYFDNTIFVMFGDHDGSTRPYDFNETPWYKLGVNTHRTTMLMYGPKYIKPQIDSLPATLMDVMPTMAGYTGMEFTNYTLGLNLNDSTPSKRYAFMFMHRGSPFIAIFDGRYILQMIMASKEFNLFDTQSNSPLDDIYENVKNKSDIVELKKMLEAYHVSTKYLMFNNKK; translated from the coding sequence ATGCAACAATATTTAAAACTACTGATATCGCAAATATTGAGACTATTTGTTTTAACGCAGGTATTCCGATTTGTATTCTATTTCCTTTATCTCAATGGAAATACTTTTGAAGAAGGTAATATTTCTCATGCCTGGTATCTTGGTCTAAAATTCGACTTAAGATACACTCTTCTGGTTTTAATTCCTTTTGCCTTAATGATAGCTGTTAAAGGAAATAAAATATTCGCAGGCAGATGGAAGAACATTTCGAAAAACTATTTGCTGTTTGTATATATTGCGACACTCCTACTCTATCTTCTCGATTTCGGGCACTATGGCTACCTGGGAATCAGAGTTAACAGTTCAGTTGTCAGATTTGCATCGAACCCGCTTATTTCCCTCCAGATGGTTTGGGAAAGTTATCCTGTGATATGGGGAAGTTTAGGAATAATCATATTCGCTTACATCACCCGTTTACTTATAAATAAGAATTATGACAGATGTACCCGCAGCGAATTCAAAGATGAGAGCAAGATTAAATATACACTGATTATTATTACAAGTATTCTTTTTTATGCTTTTGGAATTTACGGTGCTATAGCCTACTATCCCCTGAGATGGAGTCAGGCTATGTTTACGCAAAACCAGTTAGTATCGGGATTTGCAATTAACCCCGGACTAAACATATACGACACCTACAAGTTTAAAGATACAGGTTTCGATATTGAAGCAACTAAAACTAACTTCGGTATTATGGCCAATTATCTGGGTATTGAAAATACAGACACTCTGGATTTCAGAAGAGAGATAAAAGGTATTCCTAATCAACAACAAAAGCCAAATATTGTTGTAATTATGCTTGAGTCTATGGGCTCTTCGAAAATGGGGCTTCATGGAAATCCTCTTCCTTCTACTCCAAATATGGATAGTCTGGCTATGAATGGAAGATTTTTTCCAAACTTTTTTGTTCCGGGACTTGGCACAGCAAGAACTGTTTATACAAGCTTAACAGGTATACCTGATGTTTCTGTTCAGAAAACAGCCTCACGAAATCAGTTTACTATCGATCAGCGAACTATATTTAACGATTTCGAAGGTTACGAGAAGTACTATTTCCTGGGGGGAAATGCCAACTGGGCAAATATCAGAGCAGTTTTCGAAAACAACATTAAAGACCTGAATATCTATGAAGAAGGCGACTATGACCGGCCACACAGCGATGTTTGGGGCTTAACCGATTATGATTTATTCTACGAATCAGACAAAATACTGCAGGAACAGCACAAAAGCGGAAAACCTTTTATTGCATATATTCAAACTGCATCAAACCATCGTCCATATACCATTGGTGAATCTGACGGAGATTTCGAAGTACTGGAAGAAAAAGACATCGACATGAAACTCTTCGAAAAAAGTGCTTACGACAACATCGATCAGTATAATGCCATAAGGTATCTGGATTATAACATAGGTAAATTTATAGAAAGAGCTAAAGAAGGCGGATATTTCGACAATACTATATTTGTTATGTTCGGCGATCACGACGGAAGTACAAGACCATACGATTTCAACGAAACACCGTGGTACAAATTAGGAGTAAACACCCACAGAACTACGATGCTTATGTACGGTCCTAAATACATTAAGCCGCAAATAGATTCTCTTCCTGCTACATTAATGGACGTTATGCCTACAATGGCAGGATATACGGGAATGGAGTTTACAAACTACACTTTAGGCTTGAATTTAAACGATTCTACTCCCTCAAAGAGATATGCTTTTATGTTTATGCACAGAGGTTCTCCATTTATTGCTATTTTTGACGGCAGATATATTTTACAGATGATAATGGCATCAAAAGAATTTAATTTGTTCGACACTCAAAGCAATAGTCCTTTAGATGACATCTATGAAAATGTTAAAAATAAATCAGATATTGTTGAACTGAAAAAAATGCTGGAGGCTTATCACGTAAGCACTAAATATTTGATGTTCAATAATAAAAAATAA
- a CDS encoding glycosyltransferase family 4 protein: MKILVLSSYNHSFNNRLPEIETFVGLQKQDAEVTVMAKGISESLDYYRKNGIEVIEDSPRKKIDSEYISRVKEKIVNENYDILHLLYGNTLRNGILAAFGTKVKVVAYFGSTSLHWHDITAYAKFLNPRVDKILCNSKHVTAHVKKQLLFNKEKATLVYKCFDTGWYKEYDPFNFEQIGIPKDSVIVTSVARNTKVKGVKYFLESTYHIPPGKNVHFVHVGKYMDKPNIKKLIENSPYRDNIHILGYRTDAIELIKGSDIYVQTSLDEGLGRAISEACMLKKPVVMTDAGGCTELIEANKGGFISELKKPKSIGENITKLIDDKDLRETMGASAYSYIHDNFNINTAVQNTYTEYRKLLG; encoded by the coding sequence ATGAAAATACTTGTACTGAGCAGCTATAACCATTCGTTTAACAACAGACTGCCGGAAATTGAAACATTTGTAGGTTTACAAAAGCAGGATGCTGAAGTTACGGTAATGGCCAAAGGTATAAGTGAATCTTTAGACTATTACAGAAAAAACGGTATTGAGGTAATTGAGGATTCTCCCCGAAAAAAAATAGATTCGGAATATATTTCAAGGGTTAAAGAAAAGATAGTTAATGAGAATTACGACATTCTTCACCTCTTATATGGCAACACCCTTAGAAACGGTATACTGGCGGCATTTGGCACAAAGGTTAAAGTAGTTGCATACTTTGGGTCTACAAGCCTGCACTGGCACGATATAACCGCTTATGCTAAATTTCTAAATCCCAGAGTGGATAAAATATTGTGTAATTCGAAACACGTAACTGCACACGTAAAAAAACAACTGCTTTTTAATAAAGAAAAAGCTACTCTGGTTTATAAATGTTTCGACACCGGGTGGTATAAAGAATATGACCCCTTCAACTTTGAACAAATAGGAATACCCAAAGACAGCGTAATTGTTACATCCGTAGCCCGAAACACAAAAGTAAAAGGTGTTAAATATTTTTTAGAATCCACTTACCACATTCCTCCGGGGAAAAATGTTCATTTTGTTCATGTTGGAAAATACATGGACAAACCAAATATTAAGAAACTAATAGAAAACAGTCCATACAGGGACAACATCCACATATTAGGCTACAGAACAGATGCCATAGAATTGATAAAAGGAAGCGATATATATGTACAAACATCGCTTGATGAGGGGCTGGGAAGAGCTATTTCGGAAGCCTGCATGCTGAAAAAACCGGTTGTAATGACTGATGCCGGTGGATGTACAGAATTAATTGAAGCTAACAAAGGAGGATTTATCAGCGAACTCAAAAAACCCAAAAGTATCGGAGAAAATATCACAAAGTTAATAGACGATAAAGATTTACGGGAAACAATGGGAGCTTCGGCCTACAGTTATATTCATGATAATTTTAATATTAATACTGCTGTACAAAATACTTATACTGAATACAGGAAGCTACTGGGCTAA